A genomic window from Brassica oleracea var. oleracea cultivar TO1000 chromosome C8, BOL, whole genome shotgun sequence includes:
- the LOC106308757 gene encoding uncharacterized protein LOC106308757 yields the protein MAQDDTTFGASGEELTPTPEAAPPIPADFMSSVMARFAQQDEVQKMTNEQLDALVAAFTAPDGQTSRPQLIRCRLFNTNPTAMGDDHISDESEPNEPLPADAPQIGPDLATIRDIAELKLNFQQISSKIHQATSAAPQIESVLTATSRTPFTSTLTDVQLRKIEKLRLSEYKPEGDPVEHMTAFNITMARARLSDEERDAGYCQLFVETLHEQALTWFTQLEENSISSFRDLSAAFFKTYIMFTKRSATASSLWNLSQTQGHSLRDYMEKFKVVVLRIAIPDDIAIDTLMNTLWVRSKFREDLYQNPTTSLQDAIACSHNIIRMEEDTKAIISRLNAAKPPATKTAHTRAEPRQHAPSDKNNRKNGFMYIVDENNVPVSNMVVRGEGWNKWVKELDSPDEPTNDVCTTQPDLTTGPSRTVDLTKHCKYHDAKGHDTTECKSLYAHYLSSLGNGDFKVEPLKAKPKNGKS from the coding sequence ATGGCTCAAGACGACACCACGTTCGGTGCTTCAGGCGAAGAACTGACTCCTACGCCTGAAGCCGCGCCACCAATCCCCGCAGATTTCATGAGCTCCGTCATGGCGCGATTCGCTCAACAAGACGAAGTTCAAAAAATGACCAACGAACAGCTTGATGCTCTGGTCGCAGCATTCACTGCTCCTGACGGCCAAACGAGCCGTCCTCAACTGATCCGCTGTCGCCTCTTCAACACAAACCCTACAGCGATGGGCGACGACCACATTTCAGATGAATCAGAGCCTAACGAACCTCTCCCCGCTGACGCTCCTCAGATCGGACCAGATCTCGCGACCATACGTGATATCGCCGAACTCAAACTCAACTTTCAGCAGATAAGTTCGAAGATCCATCAAGCTACTAGTGCGGCTCCGCAAATCGAGAGTGTGCTCACTGCAACCTCCCGAACCCCTTTCACCAGTACACTAACCGACGTACAACTCAGAAAAATAGAGAAGTTGCGCCTTTCGGAGTACAAGCCCGAAGGAGACCCCGTCGAACACATGACAGCTTTCAACATCACAATGGCACGGGCTCGTCTTTCCGACGAAGAAAGGGACGCTGGCTACTGTCAACTGTTTGTCGAGACCCTCCACGAGCAGGCCCTAACCTGGTTCACTCAACTTGAAGAGAACTCGATCAGTAGCTTCCGCGATCTATCAGCAGCATTCTTCAAGACATACATTATGTTTACAAAGCGCAGCGCTACTGCTTCTAGTCTATGGAACCTATCGCAAACTCAAGGTCACAGCCTCCGCGACTACATGGAAAAATTCAAAGTAGTAGTCTTAAGGATCGCGATCCCAGATGACATCGCCATCGACACCCTGATGAACACCTTATGGGTCCGCTCCAAGTTTCGTGAGGACTTATACCAAAACCCAACCACCTCGCTCCAAGATGCCATCGCTTGCTCTCACAACATCATCCGAATGGAAGAGGATACAAAGGCGATCATCAGTAGGCTGAACGCAGCGAAACCTCCAGCGACCAAAACCGCTCACACTCGGGCAGAACCGCGTCAGCATGCCCCTAGCGACAAGAACAACCGTAAGAACGGTTTTATGTATATCGTCGACGAGAACAACGTACCAGTCTCGAACATGGTGGTCCGAGGAGAAGGATGGAACAAGTGGGTCAAAGAGCTCGACTCGCCCGACGAGCCAACTAATGATGTCTGCACAACCCAACCTGACCTAACAACGGGTCCTTCCAGAACCGTTGATCTCACCAAGCATTGCAAATATCACGACGCCAAAGGACACGACACGACAGAGTGCAAATCACTCTACGCACACTATCTCTCGTCTCTCGGCAACGGCGACTTCAAAGTCGAGCCTCTAAAAGCTAAGCCCAAAAATGGCAAAAGTTAA